Proteins found in one Pectobacterium atrosepticum genomic segment:
- a CDS encoding DUF1283 family protein — protein MNHYSFSSLIRAFIPLSLVIVSAAWQPAALADTRHIIVDSGDSALSKEAARQSKEQWDSTRSLRNKVNNRVEKEFDKTEKSIDGREKCNASYNVNAYWENTTDRCLDRRTGRPVAP, from the coding sequence ATGAACCACTACTCCTTTTCCTCTTTGATTCGGGCCTTCATCCCGCTTTCTCTGGTTATCGTTTCCGCTGCCTGGCAGCCTGCCGCACTGGCTGATACGCGCCATATCATTGTCGACTCTGGCGACAGCGCGTTGTCGAAAGAAGCGGCGCGTCAAAGCAAAGAGCAATGGGATTCAACCCGCTCGCTGCGTAATAAAGTTAATAACCGCGTTGAGAAAGAATTCGATAAAACTGAAAAATCCATTGATGGGCGTGAGAAGTGCAACGCGAGCTATAACGTCAATGCTTATTGGGAAAATACGACCGATCGCTGCCTCGATCGTCGTACAGGTCGTCCGGTTGCCCCATAA
- a CDS encoding DUF1161 domain-containing protein: MKKTVIFSAALFLVAPLAAQASCESVKADITQKIIANGVPESGFTLDIVPNDQVNQAGGQVVGHCESDSHKIVYTRHADGEANAESAPAPAEGQPTTTP; encoded by the coding sequence ATGAAAAAAACCGTCATTTTTAGTGCCGCGTTATTCCTGGTTGCTCCATTGGCTGCACAGGCATCTTGCGAGAGCGTGAAAGCGGATATTACCCAGAAAATCATCGCCAATGGTGTGCCAGAATCCGGTTTTACGCTGGATATTGTACCGAACGATCAGGTGAATCAAGCCGGTGGTCAGGTGGTGGGTCACTGCGAGAGTGATTCACACAAGATTGTTTACACCCGTCATGCCGATGGTGAAGCTAATGCTGAAAGCGCACCTGCGCCAGCTGAAGGCCAGCCGACGACCACACCGTAA
- a CDS encoding ROK family transcriptional regulator yields the protein MIADGQPGHIDQIKQINAGAVYRLIDKYGPISRIELSKRAQLAPASITKIVRELLEAHLVQETEYQDVGSRGRPAIGLILDTQAWHYLSARISHNTLLLALRDLSSKLVVEEEIPLPAEAPQPLLDRILNEIDQFFIRHQKRLERLTAIAITAPGMIDASKGIIHRMPFYDVEEMAIGPALALRTGLPVYLQHDICGWTMAEALYGASRDCQNVIQVVIDHNVGAGVITGGRILHAGSRNLVEIGHTQVDPYGKRCYCGNHGCLETVASTENMLELAQQRMNTSMSSLLHGSPLSVENLCDAALKGDQLAKDIINDVGNNVGRIVAIMVNLFNPDKILVGSPLNKAASILHPAILGCIQQQSFPPYSHNIQVEATQFYNQGTMPGAALVKDALYNGTLLVKLLQG from the coding sequence GTGATTGCCGACGGTCAACCAGGACACATCGATCAAATCAAACAAATTAATGCCGGTGCAGTTTATCGGCTGATCGATAAGTACGGCCCGATATCACGTATCGAACTGTCCAAACGCGCTCAGCTCGCACCCGCCAGTATAACCAAAATCGTCCGCGAACTGCTGGAAGCTCATCTGGTACAGGAAACTGAATATCAGGATGTTGGCAGCAGAGGGCGTCCCGCTATCGGCCTGATTCTGGATACCCAGGCCTGGCACTATCTTTCTGCACGCATTAGCCACAATACCCTGTTATTGGCGCTGCGTGATCTCAGCAGTAAGCTGGTTGTGGAGGAAGAAATTCCGCTTCCCGCAGAAGCTCCGCAGCCACTGCTCGACCGCATTCTGAATGAAATCGATCAGTTTTTTATTCGTCACCAAAAACGGCTGGAGCGGTTAACGGCAATCGCGATTACTGCGCCGGGCATGATTGATGCCAGCAAGGGCATTATTCATCGGATGCCATTTTATGACGTTGAGGAAATGGCGATTGGTCCAGCACTGGCACTGCGCACGGGCCTGCCAGTGTATTTGCAGCACGATATCTGCGGCTGGACGATGGCCGAAGCGCTATACGGCGCATCACGCGATTGCCAAAATGTGATTCAGGTGGTGATCGACCATAACGTCGGTGCGGGCGTGATTACCGGAGGACGCATTCTGCACGCAGGGAGTCGGAATCTGGTCGAGATCGGGCATACGCAGGTCGATCCTTATGGCAAGCGTTGCTATTGCGGCAATCACGGCTGTCTGGAAACGGTCGCCAGCACGGAAAATATGCTGGAACTGGCACAACAGCGCATGAATACCTCCATGAGTTCGCTTCTGCACGGTTCACCGCTCAGCGTTGAAAACTTGTGCGATGCTGCGCTCAAAGGCGATCAGTTAGCTAAAGATATCATTAACGATGTGGGTAATAACGTGGGCCGAATTGTCGCCATCATGGTGAATCTCTTCAACCCCGATAAAATTCTGGTCGGTTCCCCCCTGAATAAAGCAGCCAGCATTTTACACCCTGCAATTTTAGGCTGTATTCAACAACAATCATTCCCGCCCTATAGTCACAACATCCAGGTGGAAGCTACTCAGTTTTACAATCAGGGCACGATGCCCGGTGCCGCACTGGTAAAAGATGCTCTCTACAATGGAACGCTGCTAGTTAAATTGTTGCAGGGATAA
- a CDS encoding LysR family transcriptional regulator — MNIELRHLRYFIAVAEELHFGRAAERLRISQPPLSQQIQILEEQVGAKLLARNNRNVQLTPAGAMFLKEAWSIINQVDQAAERASRIQRGEIGELTIGFTSSAPFIKKISSSLLRFRQTYPEVHIQMMELNTKQQIEPLLNGKLDIGIMRNNPLPDALDHQLLLREPLIAVVQESHPLAQQAAGRAINITQLANEPFVFFSRAVGTALYDDTLTLLKRYGISPYITQEVGEAMTIVGLVSAGLGVSILPASFLRIRVDGVKYLLLEEEDATTEVWLVTARHHPQSAAANMLMSLMLGR; from the coding sequence ATGAATATAGAACTGCGTCACCTTCGCTATTTTATTGCTGTCGCCGAAGAGCTACATTTTGGCCGAGCTGCTGAAAGATTACGCATTTCACAGCCGCCACTAAGCCAACAGATTCAAATTCTGGAAGAGCAGGTGGGAGCAAAACTTTTAGCGCGCAACAACCGTAATGTTCAACTTACGCCAGCAGGCGCAATGTTCCTGAAAGAAGCCTGGTCGATTATCAATCAGGTTGATCAGGCGGCAGAGCGGGCGTCCCGCATTCAACGCGGCGAGATTGGGGAATTAACAATCGGCTTTACGTCGTCCGCGCCGTTCATCAAAAAGATCTCCAGCAGCCTGCTGCGTTTTCGCCAAACGTACCCGGAAGTGCATATTCAGATGATGGAGCTCAACACCAAGCAGCAAATTGAACCGCTGCTGAACGGTAAGCTTGATATCGGCATTATGCGCAATAACCCGTTACCGGACGCACTGGATCATCAACTACTATTACGCGAACCGCTGATCGCCGTAGTGCAGGAATCCCATCCCTTAGCGCAGCAGGCCGCAGGGCGGGCAATCAACATCACACAGTTGGCAAATGAGCCGTTCGTTTTCTTCTCCCGCGCGGTTGGAACCGCACTGTATGACGATACGTTGACGCTGTTGAAACGCTATGGCATCAGCCCTTACATCACGCAAGAAGTGGGCGAGGCGATGACCATCGTTGGGCTGGTATCGGCGGGATTGGGCGTGTCCATTTTGCCTGCGTCATTTTTGCGTATTCGGGTTGATGGCGTGAAATATTTGCTGCTGGAAGAAGAGGACGCCACAACGGAAGTCTGGCTGGTTACGGCGCGACATCATCCGCAAAGTGCAGCGGCTAACATGCTGATGTCGCTGATGTTGGGTAGATAA
- a CDS encoding MFS transporter codes for MKTENNQKQTPVPHRHWILIACMLAMFTAAIEVTIVATALPTIIADLGGFSLLGWVFAGYLLTQSISIPIYGRLADLYGRKKIFFFGMIVFLLGSILCGFSTQMGWLIVFRTLQGLGAGAITPIAFTIVADVYSSTERPKIQGYLSSVWGFSAIIGPLLGAFIVQHFNWALVFWVNVPIGLFSIFLLARYLPTINVVRQHQLDWTGAFYLVVSVASLLMALLQAEVFGYWVIPLLALSVVGGILLVRQEKRTQEPLFPLALWRNRVIIAGNLGGLVVGAAMMGVSAFLPTFIQGVMGKTPLEAGSILAMMSIGWPLASTLSGRLMLWTSYRFTAMCGGIVLIIGSLTLLTVQPDSNLMWARLAAFLIGSGMGLSSTTFLVSIQNSVDYSIRGIATASAMFTRMLGSALGTAILGATLNINLHWRLPEVSDPLQTLMDPAKRILLSVNQLDTLASQVASSIHGVFIVSALIAAITLLSARMIPASQRPGQT; via the coding sequence ATGAAAACAGAGAATAACCAGAAACAAACACCTGTCCCACATCGCCATTGGATCTTAATTGCCTGTATGTTAGCCATGTTCACGGCAGCGATTGAAGTGACAATTGTCGCGACAGCGCTTCCCACTATCATCGCGGATTTAGGTGGATTTTCCCTACTAGGTTGGGTCTTTGCAGGTTATTTGTTGACGCAGTCGATCAGCATTCCGATTTATGGCCGATTGGCCGATCTGTATGGTCGTAAAAAGATTTTCTTCTTCGGCATGATTGTGTTCCTGCTGGGGTCGATTCTGTGCGGGTTTTCGACGCAGATGGGCTGGTTGATTGTCTTCCGTACCTTGCAGGGGCTGGGCGCAGGGGCGATTACACCGATTGCATTCACCATTGTTGCCGATGTGTACAGCTCAACCGAACGCCCGAAAATACAGGGCTATTTATCCAGCGTGTGGGGCTTTTCCGCCATTATTGGCCCGTTGCTCGGGGCGTTCATTGTGCAACACTTCAACTGGGCACTGGTGTTCTGGGTCAATGTGCCGATTGGGCTATTCTCTATCTTCCTGCTGGCTCGTTATCTGCCGACGATCAATGTCGTTCGTCAGCATCAGTTGGACTGGACGGGCGCGTTCTATCTGGTTGTGTCCGTTGCCAGCTTGCTGATGGCACTGCTACAAGCTGAGGTATTTGGCTACTGGGTGATTCCTCTGCTTGCGCTCTCCGTCGTGGGCGGCATTCTGCTGGTTCGACAGGAAAAACGTACGCAGGAACCGCTGTTTCCGCTGGCGCTGTGGCGCAACCGAGTCATTATCGCCGGCAATCTCGGCGGATTAGTCGTCGGGGCCGCTATGATGGGCGTGAGCGCCTTTTTGCCGACGTTTATTCAGGGCGTGATGGGTAAAACTCCATTGGAAGCGGGCAGTATATTGGCGATGATGTCGATTGGCTGGCCGCTGGCCAGCACGCTGAGCGGACGGTTAATGCTGTGGACATCTTACCGGTTTACGGCGATGTGCGGCGGTATTGTACTGATTATCGGCAGTCTGACATTATTAACGGTTCAACCGGACAGCAATCTTATGTGGGCGCGGCTAGCCGCATTTTTGATCGGTTCAGGGATGGGGCTGAGCAGCACCACGTTTCTGGTATCGATACAAAATTCGGTGGACTACTCCATTCGTGGCATTGCGACCGCCTCCGCGATGTTTACCCGAATGTTGGGTTCCGCGCTGGGAACGGCAATTCTTGGAGCCACGCTGAATATCAATCTGCACTGGCGATTACCGGAAGTGAGCGATCCTCTCCAGACGCTCATGGACCCAGCCAAGCGCATTTTACTGAGCGTAAATCAGCTCGATACGCTGGCATCGCAAGTCGCTTCGTCAATCCACGGCGTATTTATCGTTTCCGCACTCATCGCGGCTATTACGCTGCTTTCCGCCAGAATGATCCCCGCGAGTCAGCGACCAGGACAGACGTAA
- the ydfG gene encoding bifunctional NADP-dependent 3-hydroxy acid dehydrogenase/3-hydroxypropionate dehydrogenase YdfG yields the protein MIIFVTGATAGFGESITRKFISAGHKVIATGRRQERLDALKAELGDALYPLKLDVRDRQAIEQAVASLPAEWRAIDVLVNNAGLALGLEPAHKASVDDWENMIDTNNKGLVFMTRALLPDMVERNIGHVINIGSTAGNWPYAGGNVYGASKAFVQQFSLGLRADLSGTRIRVTNIEPGLVGGTEFSAVRFKGNDDKVSKTYDNTTPLTAEDVSEAVFWVATLPAHVNINTLEMMPVSQSFAGLSVHREG from the coding sequence ATGATTATTTTTGTTACCGGTGCAACAGCTGGGTTTGGTGAGTCAATTACCCGTAAATTTATTAGCGCGGGCCATAAAGTGATCGCGACGGGCCGCCGTCAGGAACGTCTGGATGCGCTGAAGGCTGAGCTGGGCGATGCGTTATATCCGCTAAAATTAGACGTGCGCGATCGTCAGGCGATTGAGCAGGCCGTTGCCTCTCTGCCTGCCGAATGGCGGGCGATTGATGTGCTGGTGAATAACGCTGGACTGGCGCTAGGCCTGGAGCCTGCACATAAGGCATCGGTAGACGATTGGGAAAATATGATCGATACCAATAACAAAGGCTTGGTGTTTATGACGCGCGCGCTGCTACCTGACATGGTAGAGCGCAATATCGGTCATGTTATTAACATCGGTTCTACCGCAGGAAATTGGCCATACGCAGGCGGTAACGTATACGGTGCCAGCAAAGCGTTCGTGCAGCAGTTTAGCCTGGGATTACGCGCCGATCTGTCTGGCACCCGGATCCGTGTGACGAATATCGAACCGGGTCTGGTCGGTGGAACTGAGTTCTCAGCCGTGCGTTTCAAGGGTAACGACGACAAAGTCAGCAAAACCTACGACAACACGACACCGTTGACCGCTGAAGATGTGTCTGAAGCTGTTTTCTGGGTTGCTACCCTGCCAGCACACGTCAACATCAACACGCTGGAAATGATGCCAGTTAGCCAATCTTTTGCAGGGTTAAGCGTACATCGCGAAGGCTGA
- the bioD gene encoding ATP-dependent dethiobiotin synthetase BioD — protein sequence MLKRIFVTGTDTAVGKTVVSKALLQKLAQAGKSVAGYKPIAKGCQETEAGLRNKDALLLQAASTLELPYKMVNPIALREDEISASEDAIDYCTMTQGLRHMGEIADIVVVEGTGGWRTVMNDLRPYSEWVVQEQLPVVLVVGIKLGCISHALLTAQAIINDGLPLVGWVANRINPGLANYAEIINVLRKKIPAPQLGELPYLPRAEQRDLSSYIDLSAVSY from the coding sequence ATGTTGAAACGTATTTTTGTCACTGGTACTGATACCGCCGTTGGCAAAACAGTGGTATCCAAGGCGCTACTGCAAAAACTGGCGCAGGCAGGCAAATCGGTTGCAGGTTACAAACCGATAGCAAAAGGGTGTCAAGAGACGGAAGCTGGCCTGCGCAATAAAGATGCACTGTTGCTTCAAGCAGCCTCCACGCTGGAATTACCCTATAAGATGGTTAATCCCATCGCACTGCGAGAAGATGAAATCAGCGCCAGTGAAGACGCCATTGATTACTGCACGATGACACAGGGTCTGCGCCACATGGGCGAGATAGCCGATATCGTGGTGGTTGAAGGCACGGGGGGATGGCGAACCGTCATGAACGATCTGCGTCCATATTCCGAATGGGTGGTACAGGAACAGCTTCCTGTCGTGCTGGTTGTCGGCATCAAGCTGGGCTGCATCAGCCATGCGCTGTTGACGGCGCAGGCGATCATCAATGATGGGCTGCCGCTGGTCGGCTGGGTTGCCAACCGTATTAATCCTGGTCTGGCAAATTACGCAGAAATTATTAACGTTCTGCGGAAAAAAATTCCGGCACCGCAACTGGGTGAACTGCCTTACTTGCCGCGTGCCGAACAGCGGGATCTGTCGTCTTATATCGATCTTTCCGCCGTCAGCTACTAA